The Streptomyces camelliae genome window below encodes:
- a CDS encoding V-type ATPase 116kDa subunit family protein, with translation MSWSEAVRPVRMQRVAIVAPYETLRETLVRIAEAGNVEIDRIDDPAHAAPGPATRRLQRLRTEPAGALLCVAPPDLEALERAERTDLLAGEAQLEERIGSAVRRGTVAALAGWCPASEVRATAARLADVGGVLVPMRTPGGTDPPTLLRGTGTVRGSFSPLVRTYGTVPYADIDPTMPAGTVYVVMFGVMFGDAGHGALLLLAALLMYLGRPRRLAPLRRLWPFVAGAGLTSTAAGVAYGEFFGPTGVLPVLWLDPLEQPMRLLAAAVGLGAALLALAYGAGIVNRWSEGGPANALYAASGVAGAVLFLGLAVLAGGVLTGRAGLTLGGALLAFAGLALAGSGLFTASPGGVGGAVQTGIQLFDVVLRIGSNVVSFARLAAFGLTHAALGEIVWRGTTGLAGKGPSALLGAVVLVTVGNALAFALEALVAGVQALRLEFYELFSRVFETQGRPFRPWHVPVQHMEVAP, from the coding sequence ATGTCGAGATCGACCGGATCGACGATCCCGCACATGCCGCCCCCGGACCGGCGACACGCCGACTGCAGCGGCTGCGTACTGAGCCCGCGGGCGCCCTCCTGTGCGTGGCCCCGCCGGATCTCGAAGCCCTCGAACGGGCGGAGCGGACCGACCTGCTCGCCGGCGAGGCGCAGCTTGAGGAGCGGATCGGCAGTGCCGTCCGGCGCGGGACTGTGGCGGCGCTCGCCGGATGGTGCCCCGCCTCCGAAGTACGCGCGACGGCCGCGCGGCTCGCCGACGTCGGGGGCGTACTGGTGCCGATGCGGACTCCCGGCGGCACCGATCCGCCGACCCTGCTGCGCGGCACCGGCACGGTGCGCGGCTCCTTCTCCCCGCTGGTGCGCACGTACGGCACGGTGCCGTACGCGGACATCGACCCCACCATGCCCGCCGGCACCGTCTACGTGGTCATGTTCGGCGTGATGTTCGGCGATGCCGGGCACGGGGCGCTGCTGCTCCTTGCCGCCCTGCTGATGTATCTGGGCCGGCCCCGCCGACTGGCGCCGCTGCGGCGGCTGTGGCCGTTTGTCGCCGGAGCCGGGCTGACCAGCACCGCGGCGGGCGTTGCTTACGGTGAGTTCTTCGGCCCGACCGGTGTGCTGCCGGTGCTGTGGCTGGACCCGCTGGAGCAGCCGATGCGCCTGCTCGCCGCCGCGGTGGGGCTCGGCGCGGCGCTCCTGGCCCTGGCCTATGGGGCGGGCATCGTGAACCGCTGGAGTGAGGGCGGGCCGGCGAACGCTCTGTACGCGGCGTCGGGGGTCGCCGGAGCCGTGCTCTTCCTCGGCCTCGCCGTGCTCGCCGGTGGCGTGCTCACGGGCCGCGCCGGTCTCACGCTCGGCGGTGCCCTCCTGGCGTTCGCCGGCCTGGCGCTGGCGGGCTCGGGGCTGTTCACGGCCTCCCCGGGCGGGGTCGGCGGTGCCGTGCAGACGGGGATCCAGCTCTTCGACGTCGTGCTGCGCATCGGCTCGAACGTCGTCTCCTTCGCGCGGCTGGCGGCCTTCGGGCTCACCCACGCCGCGCTGGGCGAGATCGTCTGGCGCGGCACGACGGGGCTGGCGGGCAAGGGGCCGTCGGCGCTGCTGGGGGCCGTGGTTCTCGTCACCGTCGGCAACGCCCTCGCCTTCGCGCTGGAGGCACTGGTGGCCGGGGTTCAGGCGCTGCGGCTGGAGTTCTACGAACTGTTCTCCCGGGTCTTCGAGACCCAGGGCCGTCCATTCCGCCCATGGCACGTTCCGGTACAGCACATGGAGGTGGCACCGTGA